A genomic stretch from Shewanella sediminis HAW-EB3 includes:
- the gcvP gene encoding aminomethyl-transferring glycine dehydrogenase: MTTETLTQLEQHELFIRRHIGPDSAQQQEMLNFVGAESLEDLTQQIVPESIRLNRDLAVGSACGEAEGMAYIREIADKNKVFKSYIGMGYYGTEVPSVIQRNVLENPGWYTAYTPYQPEIAQGRLEAILNFQQVSMDLTGLDLASASLLDEATAAAEAMALAKRVSKAKKANIFFVADDVFPQTLDVVKTRAECFGFEIVVGPASEAVNYELFGALFQYTNRFGEITDFTELFTELKAKKAVVSVAADIMSLVMLKSPGSMGADVVFGSAQRFGVPMGLGGPHAAFFVTRDAHKRSLPGRIIGVSQDTRGNRALRMAMQTREQHIRREKANSNICTAQVLLANMASFYAVYHGPQGLKIIAERIHRLTDILASGLTAKGVELVNGTWFDTLSLKATDSEAITARAVAAGINLRIDSDGVLGVSLAETTLREDIAELFDVILGEGHGLDVAALDAEIIKAGSSSIPAQLVRTDAILTHPTFNSYHSETEMMRYIKRLENKDLALNHSMISLGSCTMKLNAATEMMPISWPEFGNMHPFCPLDQSEGYTDLIEELSTWLVDITGYDAMCMQANSGASGEYAGLLAIRNYHISRGDAHRNVCLIPQSAHGTNPASAQMAGMKIVVTACDKAGNVDMEDLKAKAAEVAENLSCIMITYPSTHGVYEETVSEICEVIHQHGGQVYLDGANMNAQVGLTTPGSIGADVSHLNLHKTFAIPHGGGGPGMGPIGVKAHLAPFVAGHVVVKHGRESDNNGAVSAAPYGSASILPITWMYIKLLGHQGLRQSTQVALLNANYVMKKLSEHYPVLYTGRNERVAHECIIDLRPLKESSGVTEMDIAKRLNDYGFHAPTMSFPVAGTLMIEPTESESKVELDRFIEAMISIRGEASRVESGEWPADNNPLHNAPHTLADIMDPEFDSRPYSREVAVFPTAAVKLNKFWPTVNRIDDVFGDRNLFCACVPMSEYE; the protein is encoded by the coding sequence ATGACCACAGAAACCCTCACTCAGTTAGAGCAGCACGAACTATTTATCCGCCGTCACATTGGCCCGGACAGTGCGCAACAGCAAGAGATGCTGAATTTTGTTGGTGCAGAGTCTTTAGAAGACCTGACACAGCAGATCGTACCTGAGTCAATTCGCCTTAACCGTGACTTAGCCGTTGGCAGCGCGTGTGGTGAAGCCGAAGGTATGGCCTATATCCGTGAAATAGCGGATAAGAACAAGGTCTTCAAGAGCTATATCGGTATGGGTTACTACGGTACTGAAGTACCGAGTGTTATTCAGCGTAATGTGCTTGAAAATCCGGGCTGGTACACGGCTTACACCCCTTATCAGCCAGAGATCGCTCAGGGCCGTTTAGAAGCGATTCTTAACTTCCAACAGGTCTCTATGGATCTGACCGGTCTGGATTTGGCCTCTGCCTCTTTGCTCGATGAAGCAACGGCAGCGGCTGAAGCCATGGCACTGGCCAAGCGTGTCTCTAAGGCGAAAAAAGCTAACATCTTCTTCGTCGCCGATGACGTATTTCCTCAAACATTGGATGTCGTGAAAACCCGCGCCGAATGTTTTGGTTTCGAGATTGTCGTCGGCCCTGCAAGTGAAGCGGTTAACTACGAACTGTTTGGTGCCCTGTTCCAGTACACCAACCGTTTCGGCGAAATCACCGACTTTACCGAGCTGTTCACCGAGCTTAAAGCCAAGAAGGCGGTCGTATCGGTTGCCGCCGACATCATGTCACTGGTTATGCTTAAGTCGCCTGGCTCTATGGGCGCAGATGTGGTCTTCGGTAGTGCCCAACGTTTCGGCGTTCCTATGGGACTGGGTGGTCCACACGCGGCATTTTTCGTTACCCGTGACGCACACAAGCGTTCACTGCCGGGTCGTATTATCGGTGTATCACAAGATACCCGAGGTAACCGCGCGCTACGTATGGCGATGCAGACCCGTGAGCAGCATATCCGCCGCGAGAAAGCGAACTCCAACATCTGTACCGCACAGGTGCTTTTGGCCAACATGGCCTCTTTCTATGCCGTATACCATGGCCCACAAGGCCTTAAGATTATCGCCGAGCGTATTCATCGCCTGACCGATATTCTGGCATCTGGCCTGACGGCGAAAGGCGTTGAGCTGGTTAACGGCACCTGGTTCGATACACTCTCTTTGAAAGCTACCGACAGCGAGGCTATCACTGCCCGCGCCGTGGCTGCGGGTATTAACCTGCGCATCGACTCTGACGGCGTACTAGGTGTCAGCCTGGCAGAAACCACGCTCCGTGAAGATATCGCCGAACTATTCGATGTCATCTTAGGTGAAGGCCATGGGTTAGATGTCGCCGCACTCGATGCCGAAATCATCAAGGCTGGCAGCAGCTCAATTCCGGCTCAGCTTGTCCGTACCGATGCCATCCTGACCCACCCGACCTTTAACAGCTACCACAGCGAAACCGAGATGATGCGTTACATCAAGCGTCTCGAAAACAAAGATCTGGCGCTGAACCACTCGATGATCTCACTCGGTTCATGCACCATGAAGCTGAATGCGGCGACTGAGATGATGCCGATCAGCTGGCCTGAGTTCGGTAACATGCACCCGTTCTGCCCGCTGGATCAGAGCGAAGGTTATACCGACCTTATCGAAGAGCTTTCAACCTGGCTTGTCGACATCACAGGTTATGATGCCATGTGTATGCAGGCCAACTCCGGTGCGTCTGGCGAATATGCCGGTCTGCTGGCTATCAGGAATTACCACATCTCACGTGGCGACGCTCACAGAAATGTCTGCCTGATCCCTCAGTCTGCTCACGGTACTAACCCGGCTTCGGCTCAGATGGCTGGCATGAAGATCGTGGTTACCGCCTGTGATAAGGCCGGTAACGTAGACATGGAAGACCTCAAAGCGAAAGCGGCAGAGGTGGCTGAGAACCTTTCATGCATCATGATCACCTACCCATCGACGCACGGTGTGTACGAAGAGACGGTAAGTGAGATCTGTGAAGTCATTCATCAGCATGGCGGTCAGGTATATCTTGACGGTGCAAACATGAATGCTCAGGTTGGTCTGACAACTCCGGGCTCTATCGGTGCCGACGTATCTCACCTTAACCTGCACAAGACCTTCGCTATACCACATGGCGGCGGTGGACCCGGTATGGGCCCAATCGGTGTTAAGGCTCACCTGGCGCCATTTGTCGCCGGTCACGTGGTGGTTAAGCATGGCCGTGAATCTGACAACAATGGTGCGGTTTCTGCGGCGCCATATGGCAGCGCAAGCATCTTGCCGATCACCTGGATGTACATCAAGCTGCTGGGTCATCAGGGCCTTCGTCAGTCAACACAGGTTGCACTGCTGAATGCTAACTACGTGATGAAGAAGCTGTCTGAGCACTACCCAGTGCTTTATACCGGCCGAAATGAGCGTGTTGCACATGAGTGCATCATCGACCTGCGCCCGCTTAAAGAGTCATCGGGTGTGACCGAGATGGATATCGCTAAGCGTCTGAACGATTATGGTTTCCACGCACCAACCATGAGCTTCCCGGTTGCGGGAACCTTGATGATTGAGCCGACGGAATCTGAGTCTAAGGTTGAGCTGGACAGATTCATCGAAGCGATGATCTCTATCCGTGGTGAAGCGTCGCGCGTCGAGTCTGGCGAGTGGCCAGCCGACAATAACCCGCTACACAATGCACCGCATACGCTGGCCGATATCATGGACCCAGAGTTTGACTCACGTCCTTACAGCCGTGAAGTGGCCGTGTTCCCGACGGCAGCGGTTAAGCTTAATAAGTTCTGGCCAACGGTTAATCGTATCGATGACGTGTTTGGTGATCGCAATTTATTCTGTGCGTGTGTGCCAATGAGTGAGTATGAGTAA
- the gcvH gene encoding glycine cleavage system protein GcvH, which yields MSNIPAELKYASSHEWIRKEEDGSYTVGISEHAQELLGDMVFIELPDVGDTLSAGEDCAVAESVKAASDIYAPLSGEVLAINEALEDSPELVNSDAFGDGWFFRVMPSDVAEIDSLLDAEGYQAVIDEE from the coding sequence ATGAGCAACATTCCAGCTGAATTGAAATACGCTTCTTCTCACGAGTGGATCCGTAAAGAGGAAGACGGCAGCTATACCGTGGGTATCAGTGAGCACGCACAAGAGCTTTTGGGCGACATGGTATTCATAGAGCTTCCAGACGTTGGTGATACCTTGAGTGCCGGTGAAGATTGTGCCGTTGCGGAATCAGTAAAAGCCGCATCAGACATCTATGCGCCACTGTCGGGTGAAGTACTTGCCATTAACGAAGCGCTTGAAGATTCTCCTGAGCTGGTCAACAGCGATGCATTCGGTGACGGTTGGTTCTTCCGCGTTATGCCTAGCGATGTTGCTGAAATCGACAGTTTGCTCGATGCCGAAGGCTATCAAGCCGTCATCGACGAAGAATAA
- the gcvT gene encoding glycine cleavage system aminomethyltransferase GcvT, which yields MANKTVLFNKHLESDAKMVDFHGWDMPLNYGSQIEEHNAVRQDAGMFDVSHMTVVDVTGTDACAFLRKLLANDVAKLKVPGKALYGGMLDHNAGVIDDLITYYLTDTHYRVVVNSATREKDLAWIAEQVKGFDVEIVERPELAMIAVQGPNAKAKAATVFNDAQNAAVEGMKPFFGVQADSLFIATTGYTGETGYEIIVPEDEAQALWQGLLEAGVKPCGLGARDTLRLEAGMNLYGLDMDETVNPLAANMGWTIAWEPQDRDFNGREALAAIKAAGTEKLVGLIMEAKGVIRPGMSVFFTDGEGVEQQGTITSGTFSPTLGYSIAMARVPRSIGDTAEVEMRKKRVSVKVVAPSFVRNGKQAF from the coding sequence ATGGCTAATAAAACTGTACTCTTTAATAAGCACTTGGAATCTGACGCCAAGATGGTCGACTTTCATGGTTGGGATATGCCTCTTAACTATGGTTCACAGATCGAAGAACACAACGCCGTTCGTCAAGATGCGGGTATGTTTGATGTGTCACACATGACCGTTGTCGATGTGACCGGCACTGACGCCTGTGCTTTCCTACGTAAATTATTAGCGAACGATGTCGCTAAGCTTAAGGTTCCCGGTAAGGCGCTATACGGCGGCATGCTGGACCATAACGCTGGTGTGATTGACGACCTGATCACCTATTATCTTACCGATACCCATTACCGCGTGGTGGTTAACTCTGCCACCCGTGAAAAAGATTTAGCTTGGATCGCCGAGCAGGTAAAAGGCTTCGATGTTGAAATAGTCGAGCGTCCTGAACTTGCCATGATCGCCGTTCAAGGCCCCAATGCCAAGGCGAAAGCCGCTACGGTATTTAACGATGCGCAAAATGCTGCCGTCGAAGGGATGAAGCCATTCTTCGGTGTACAAGCCGACTCACTGTTTATTGCGACTACCGGTTACACCGGCGAAACGGGTTACGAAATCATCGTGCCTGAAGATGAAGCGCAAGCGCTATGGCAAGGTCTTTTAGAAGCCGGTGTTAAGCCATGTGGACTAGGTGCCCGTGATACCCTGCGTCTCGAAGCTGGTATGAACCTATACGGCCTGGATATGGACGAAACGGTTAACCCGTTAGCGGCCAACATGGGCTGGACTATTGCATGGGAGCCACAGGACCGTGACTTTAACGGCCGTGAAGCACTGGCCGCAATTAAAGCTGCCGGTACCGAGAAGCTGGTCGGTCTAATCATGGAAGCCAAAGGCGTTATCCGTCCGGGCATGTCGGTATTTTTCACCGACGGCGAAGGCGTAGAGCAGCAGGGCACGATCACCAGTGGCACATTCTCGCCGACTTTGGGCTATTCTATTGCGATGGCCCGCGTGCCGAGAAGCATAGGTGATACTGCCGAAGTCGAAATGCGTAAGAAGCGTGTCTCTGTTAAAGTAGTTGCCCCATCGTTTGTACGCAACGGTAAACAAGCCTTTTAA
- a CDS encoding FAD-dependent monooxygenase, which yields MLSTQTYDVAIIGGGMVGLATAIGLAMEELRVVVIDAGETHAVSGEARLRVSAINKASQRLLQNLGAWSYLDSERLSPYQKMEVWDKDSLGKIGFDAHSLSEQHLGSIIENDNISFALAKRAAELDQITHLENHRLEKIAFGEREAWLTLDNGDNLSAALVIGADGANSWVREQCKIPMTFWDYGHHAIVASIRTEIPHLDTARQVFLDEGPLAFLPLYESNLCSIVWSVPPAKAKKLLEADKLEFEHTLTAEFDGRMGMCHLEGEPQAFPLRMRYARHFARHRLLLAGDAAHTIHPLAGQGVNLGFLDAAAIIQTIGELKLDGKDIGDYGNLRALERWRKADALEMIAAMEGFKRLFEGSNPVKKALRDFGLNLVDNISPVKTLFMQQAMGNKSSLPKLCKAE from the coding sequence ATGTTGAGTACACAAACCTATGATGTCGCCATTATCGGCGGAGGAATGGTCGGGCTGGCTACCGCTATCGGGCTGGCAATGGAAGAGTTACGGGTCGTGGTTATCGATGCCGGTGAAACTCATGCCGTCTCGGGGGAAGCCAGACTCAGGGTGAGTGCAATCAACAAGGCCAGCCAGCGATTACTGCAGAATCTGGGCGCCTGGAGTTATCTGGACAGCGAACGTCTCAGTCCCTATCAAAAGATGGAGGTGTGGGATAAGGATAGCTTGGGGAAAATCGGTTTCGATGCCCACTCGCTCAGCGAGCAGCACCTTGGCAGTATCATAGAAAATGACAACATCAGTTTCGCCCTGGCAAAGAGAGCGGCCGAACTTGACCAAATTACTCACCTCGAGAATCACCGTCTGGAGAAAATCGCCTTCGGTGAACGCGAAGCCTGGTTAACGCTGGACAACGGCGACAACCTCAGCGCCGCATTGGTGATAGGTGCAGACGGCGCTAACTCCTGGGTACGTGAGCAGTGCAAAATTCCGATGACATTCTGGGATTATGGCCATCACGCCATCGTTGCCAGCATACGCACCGAGATCCCTCACTTAGACACCGCAAGGCAGGTCTTTCTGGATGAAGGGCCATTAGCCTTCCTGCCTCTGTATGAATCCAACCTCTGCTCTATCGTCTGGTCGGTGCCGCCTGCAAAGGCTAAAAAGCTGCTCGAGGCCGACAAGTTGGAGTTTGAACATACATTAACGGCCGAGTTCGATGGTCGCATGGGGATGTGCCATCTGGAGGGGGAGCCACAGGCCTTCCCGCTCAGAATGCGTTATGCCCGTCACTTTGCCCGTCACCGCCTGCTACTGGCCGGCGATGCGGCGCACACCATACACCCGTTAGCGGGGCAGGGGGTCAACTTAGGCTTCCTGGATGCGGCAGCCATTATTCAGACTATCGGCGAGCTGAAACTCGATGGTAAAGATATCGGCGACTATGGCAATCTGCGCGCATTAGAGCGTTGGAGAAAGGCCGACGCACTGGAGATGATCGCGGCGATGGAGGGCTTTAAACGCCTCTTCGAGGGGAGCAATCCGGTGAAGAAAGCCCTGCGGGATTTCGGTCTGAATTTGGTCGATAATATTTCTCCTGTGAAAACACTGTTTATGCAACAGGCGATGGGTAATAAAAGCAGCCTGCCCAAACTCTGCAAAGCAGAATAG
- the ubiH gene encoding 2-octaprenyl-6-methoxyphenyl hydroxylase, with the protein MKAQTEQDTSQTINVVDVAIVGGAMAGATLALGLKALAKDLQRPLKIALIEAHRPDDNHPGFDARSIAVAHGSIFELNRLGIWPKIAHLGTPIENIHISDRGHFGMTELNADDFYLKYLGQVIELEPVGQVLFKQIADTDIELYCPAKLASVEAQTDAQLLTLDDGTQLSTSLLVAADGVNSKVRQAFKQPLEQVDFDQVALIANVETDTPHEQRAFERFTDSGPLAILPMSKSKGVNRVSLVWALRPDDAERLMSVSKDEFLAELQQAFGYRAGQFTGVGERHSYPLLLSHMPRPIYHRTVFIGNAAQTLHPIAGQGFNLGLRDLVSLLEVLKQTIESEASDELDFGSAQVTHKYLQSREADRSATMTNIEFLVRGFSNDYWPLVAGRSLALRLLSWLPPLKTPIARSAMGWRS; encoded by the coding sequence ATGAAAGCTCAAACTGAACAAGATACCAGCCAAACGATTAATGTTGTCGATGTCGCCATCGTTGGCGGCGCGATGGCCGGGGCCACCTTGGCCTTAGGGTTAAAGGCGTTGGCTAAAGACCTTCAAAGACCACTCAAGATTGCCCTTATCGAGGCTCACCGCCCCGATGACAATCACCCTGGTTTCGATGCGCGTTCAATTGCCGTTGCCCACGGCTCTATCTTCGAGCTGAATCGACTCGGTATCTGGCCAAAGATTGCCCATCTTGGCACCCCTATAGAGAACATTCATATTTCAGATCGTGGGCATTTCGGCATGACAGAGCTCAATGCCGATGACTTCTATCTTAAGTATCTGGGTCAGGTGATCGAACTCGAGCCGGTGGGGCAGGTGCTGTTTAAGCAGATAGCCGATACCGACATCGAGCTCTATTGCCCGGCCAAACTAGCCTCGGTTGAGGCACAAACCGATGCTCAGCTGCTGACACTCGATGATGGCACACAATTGAGTACATCACTGCTGGTTGCTGCCGATGGGGTTAACTCTAAAGTCAGGCAGGCATTTAAACAGCCTCTCGAACAGGTCGACTTCGATCAGGTTGCACTCATCGCGAATGTTGAAACGGATACCCCCCATGAACAGAGGGCGTTCGAGCGTTTCACAGATTCCGGCCCTCTGGCTATTCTGCCCATGTCTAAGTCTAAAGGGGTCAACAGGGTCTCCTTGGTGTGGGCATTGAGGCCCGATGATGCCGAGCGTTTAATGTCTGTGTCTAAAGATGAGTTCCTTGCCGAGTTGCAGCAGGCATTTGGCTATCGCGCCGGTCAGTTTACCGGTGTCGGCGAACGCCACTCCTATCCTTTGTTGCTCTCGCACATGCCAAGGCCTATCTACCATCGCACCGTCTTTATTGGTAATGCGGCGCAGACGCTGCATCCCATCGCGGGTCAGGGATTTAACTTAGGTCTGAGAGATCTGGTGAGCCTACTCGAAGTGCTAAAGCAGACTATAGAAAGTGAAGCCAGTGATGAGTTGGATTTTGGCAGTGCTCAAGTCACTCATAAATATCTGCAAAGCCGGGAAGCGGATCGAAGCGCAACCATGACAAATATTGAGTTTCTGGTGCGGGGCTTCTCTAATGACTATTGGCCGCTCGTCGCCGGGCGAAGTCTGGCATTGAGGTTACTCTCTTGGCTGCCGCCACTGAAGACGCCTATAGCGCGTAGTGCGATGGGGTGGAGATCATAA
- a CDS encoding UPF0149 family protein → MATPPSLRIDNLMAALDAAEIGQQPGEVHGALVGLICGGVEQSKKAWNSTFLELMNDGQPLPDALQQLIDELYQDTLARLSDADFGFTPMLPEEEEPLAKRVEALSLWVQSFLTGIAMVQPKLNRASSDVQEVIKDLAEIALVEFDVADDDESESAYMELMEFSKMAALLCYSEFGPEPTEQEAGVIH, encoded by the coding sequence ATGGCTACCCCTCCCTCTTTACGTATAGACAACTTAATGGCAGCACTCGACGCGGCAGAAATTGGTCAGCAGCCGGGTGAAGTACATGGCGCGCTTGTGGGCTTGATTTGCGGCGGTGTCGAGCAATCAAAAAAGGCATGGAATAGTACATTTCTGGAGCTGATGAATGATGGTCAGCCTCTGCCCGATGCATTGCAGCAACTCATCGATGAGCTCTATCAGGATACCCTGGCAAGATTATCGGATGCCGATTTTGGCTTTACCCCTATGCTGCCTGAAGAGGAGGAGCCCTTAGCCAAACGTGTCGAGGCACTTTCTCTATGGGTACAAAGCTTCCTGACCGGTATCGCCATGGTTCAGCCCAAGCTGAACAGGGCGTCGAGTGATGTTCAGGAGGTCATTAAAGATCTTGCCGAAATCGCCTTGGTAGAATTTGATGTCGCCGATGATGACGAGTCTGAGTCTGCATACATGGAACTGATGGAGTTCTCTAAGATGGCAGCCTTGCTCTGCTACTCAGAGTTTGGCCCTGAGCCCACAGAGCAAGAAGCGGGTGTTATTCACTAA
- a CDS encoding cell division protein ZapA: protein MSSHAIEISLLGRTYSIACPPGQEGALQHVAQNLEQQLSSLKTRTNNLSREEIAIMAALNIGYELLEEQQKNQDYIKQMDDKIGLLQSTLENALVERSTKDD, encoded by the coding sequence ATGAGTAGCCACGCTATTGAAATTAGCTTATTAGGCCGTACATACTCCATCGCTTGCCCACCAGGACAAGAGGGTGCATTGCAGCACGTGGCACAAAACCTCGAACAACAGTTGAGTTCATTGAAAACCCGAACCAACAATTTGAGTCGCGAAGAAATTGCCATTATGGCAGCCTTGAATATCGGTTATGAGTTGTTGGAAGAACAGCAAAAGAATCAAGATTATATTAAGCAGATGGATGATAAGATCGGTTTGCTTCAGTCGACTTTAGAGAACGCACTCGTTGAGCGTTCGACAAAAGACGATTAA
- a CDS encoding YgjV family protein, translated as MMSAEILGYIASGFVGLSLLMGDIKKLRYINLFGCLLFVIYGLNISAYPVAVMNLFCAGINLYHIGVIIKLDRANKHLGASS; from the coding sequence ATGATGTCTGCTGAAATACTTGGCTATATCGCTTCAGGTTTTGTGGGTTTATCTCTGTTAATGGGTGATATAAAAAAACTTAGGTATATAAACCTGTTCGGTTGTCTGCTTTTTGTCATTTATGGCTTGAATATCTCTGCATACCCTGTTGCTGTGATGAATCTTTTTTGCGCAGGGATCAACCTTTATCACATCGGCGTAATAATTAAGCTGGACAGAGCGAACAAGCACTTGGGAGCCAGTTCTTAG
- a CDS encoding Crp/Fnr family transcriptional regulator, which produces MRYLDRMIQQGFEIFSQNVERPELKVKQMKPQDFILRQGQEISELYWLKSGACTIAYNAENGRRFNLGRLRARSRLFGEIEWLNNSPCQFEVCADEPIELIVLPLNFVTELIESHASIGLWLSHCLSTKYHDGIEFTLAQILYPLSYNIALDLKHRQQGSRPEISFRQLYREAERFGCSERVFRKVVAQLQTLGLVEKVEHQLKILDMEKLEAFIESMEK; this is translated from the coding sequence ATGAGATATTTAGACAGAATGATTCAGCAAGGTTTCGAAATATTTAGTCAGAATGTTGAACGACCAGAATTGAAAGTAAAACAGATGAAGCCTCAAGATTTTATTCTGAGACAAGGGCAAGAAATTTCTGAACTCTACTGGCTAAAATCGGGCGCCTGCACCATAGCCTATAACGCAGAAAATGGACGTCGATTTAATCTGGGGAGATTAAGAGCAAGATCTCGATTATTTGGTGAGATTGAATGGCTAAACAATAGTCCCTGTCAGTTTGAGGTTTGTGCCGATGAGCCTATAGAGCTTATCGTTTTACCACTTAATTTTGTCACCGAGTTGATAGAGTCGCACGCGAGTATCGGCCTCTGGTTGAGTCATTGCTTGTCCACCAAGTACCATGACGGCATTGAGTTTACCTTAGCTCAGATCCTGTACCCTCTTAGTTATAACATTGCGCTTGACCTAAAGCACAGACAGCAAGGAAGCCGTCCGGAGATCAGTTTTCGTCAACTCTATCGAGAAGCTGAGCGCTTTGGATGTTCCGAAAGAGTATTTCGCAAAGTCGTCGCTCAGTTGCAAACTTTAGGCTTAGTAGAAAAAGTAGAACATCAATTAAAAATTCTGGATATGGAAAAGCTCGAGGCTTTTATCGAGAGTATGGAAAAATAG
- a CDS encoding Crp/Fnr family transcriptional regulator has product MIDSALSNKLQWRTELSPELINKLLSIAQLRSKLTASELDDSSIAHQGISFILEGTVTICMQTPNLKTVNNIVMGQGDWFGSYDIKNAGYTPFFLTEIEPVRLIHFENSDLQRLAGENIEIYKWFHSLSFEAKAKWLQSQLMMSENLPSRIVYLLIELAAHIPFITGQIPKLSVSQQQISQITGIARQRVNETIKLLEKEKLVHLERGCIYLTDLTGLGNKLEDVDLSIRDPRRSQQR; this is encoded by the coding sequence GTGATTGATTCTGCATTATCAAATAAACTCCAATGGAGAACAGAGCTGTCCCCGGAACTAATTAATAAGCTCCTCTCTATTGCTCAGCTCAGAAGCAAGTTAACTGCCAGTGAGTTAGATGATTCAAGCATTGCCCATCAAGGGATCAGTTTTATCCTGGAGGGCACAGTTACCATATGCATGCAGACACCCAACTTGAAAACCGTGAATAATATTGTGATGGGTCAGGGTGATTGGTTCGGCAGTTATGACATTAAGAACGCGGGCTACACTCCATTTTTTCTTACCGAAATAGAACCTGTGCGTCTTATACACTTTGAAAATTCAGATCTGCAGCGGTTAGCCGGTGAGAATATTGAGATCTATAAGTGGTTTCATTCGCTCTCTTTTGAAGCCAAAGCCAAGTGGCTGCAATCTCAACTCATGATGAGTGAGAATTTACCTTCACGCATTGTCTACCTGCTTATCGAGCTTGCCGCTCATATCCCATTTATTACCGGCCAAATACCTAAACTCTCAGTGTCGCAACAACAGATCAGCCAGATCACAGGCATTGCTCGTCAAAGAGTCAACGAGACAATCAAGCTGTTAGAGAAGGAGAAGCTGGTTCATCTGGAGCGAGGCTGCATCTATTTAACGGACCTGACGGGTCTCGGAAATAAGCTCGAAGATGTCGACCTGAGTATTCGCGATCCAAGAAGGTCCCAGCAAAGATAA
- a CDS encoding 5-formyltetrahydrofolate cyclo-ligase: MKPQFSSSPSAKATRTALRAQVRDARRCISDNEQHSFATTATKQILAELTKLKAKHIALYLTNDGELDTQPLIRALWEQGVNLYLPRLHPFSRGNLLFFAYTPETALVENKLKIPEPVLDIGKMILPHQLDAVVTPLVAFDSTGGRMGMGGGFYDRTLANWQKIGKPYPIGFAHDCQQVESLPSEHWDVPLPMIVTPTRVLRF, from the coding sequence TTGAAACCACAATTCTCATCTAGCCCATCGGCTAAAGCGACGCGCACGGCGCTTAGAGCGCAAGTTCGCGATGCCCGCAGATGCATAAGTGATAATGAACAACACAGCTTTGCCACCACTGCGACGAAACAGATACTTGCTGAACTGACTAAGCTCAAGGCGAAACATATCGCCCTCTACCTGACCAATGATGGTGAGCTGGATACTCAGCCTCTGATCCGTGCCCTTTGGGAACAGGGAGTTAATCTATATCTTCCCCGCCTTCACCCCTTCAGCAGAGGCAACCTGCTCTTCTTCGCTTACACACCCGAGACGGCATTGGTAGAGAATAAGTTAAAGATCCCGGAGCCGGTATTAGATATCGGCAAGATGATATTACCTCATCAACTCGATGCCGTCGTCACCCCCTTAGTGGCATTCGACAGCACGGGGGGAAGAATGGGGATGGGAGGCGGCTTCTATGACAGAACTCTGGCTAACTGGCAAAAAATAGGCAAGCCCTATCCCATAGGTTTTGCTCATGATTGCCAGCAGGTCGAATCGCTCCCCAGCGAACACTGGGATGTCCCATTGCCAATGATAGTCACACCGACACGGGTGCTGAGGTTTTAG
- a CDS encoding copper resistance protein NlpE, with amino-acid sequence MMKLQFNARTNLPVLALLALIATATTACSTQPPELKVDIETARSGVDSSASVAQLPLGDNSQNALDWNGIYSGIIPCASCEGIKTLLTLKRDNHYILESEYLGRSDKTFIEQGMFEWNSTGSKITLKQEPTDQKTEKQFQVGENQLFLLDKAENRVTGALADSYRLIKITPAR; translated from the coding sequence ATGATGAAACTTCAATTCAATGCACGCACTAACCTGCCAGTTTTGGCACTGCTGGCGTTAATAGCGACGGCGACTACCGCCTGTTCGACTCAGCCACCGGAACTGAAAGTAGATATAGAAACAGCCCGGTCTGGCGTTGATAGCTCAGCATCGGTTGCTCAACTTCCCCTTGGCGACAATAGCCAAAACGCCCTCGATTGGAATGGCATCTATTCGGGGATCATCCCATGTGCAAGCTGCGAAGGGATCAAGACTCTACTGACCCTTAAGCGCGATAACCATTATATTCTGGAATCTGAATACTTGGGCAGAAGTGATAAGACTTTTATCGAGCAAGGGATGTTTGAGTGGAACTCTACAGGTAGTAAAATCACCTTGAAACAGGAGCCCACCGACCAGAAAACAGAAAAGCAGTTTCAGGTCGGCGAGAACCAATTATTTTTATTAGACAAGGCGGAAAATCGGGTTACCGGCGCATTGGCCGACAGCTACCGCTTGATTAAAATCACACCTGCCAGGTAA